The following is a genomic window from Nitrosomonas communis.
CAAGAGTAGATATTCCCATTGACGCAATTGAGGAGGGCATTCGCTCAGCAGCCGTTTGCCTCGCTGATATCACCACAGATAACCCCAATGTTTGGTATGAACTCGGTTATGCGTTTGCGTCTGGTCGCCCGGTGGTTATGGTTTGCTCAGAAGAACGTACCGGTAAGAAATATCCTTTCGATATCCAACACCGCACAGTGATCTCGTACCTCGTCAAGGCGCCAGGTGACTTCGATAAACTCCGTGACACCCTTACTGAACGGATAAAGGCGCTCATCGAACGAGGAGCCGCATTGGAAAAAATAGCGGAGTCAGAGCCGGTAGCAACTTTAGAAGGCCTATCTCAGCCTGAGTTGCTCCTTCTTGCATTGGTAGCCGGTGACGCATCTCTGCTAAGATCTAGCACCAGCCTCTACTCGGTAAGACGAAGTGCGGAGCAGTCTGGTTTGACTAACGTTGGTTTTTCTCTTGGTGTTCGTCGTCTTGTGTCAAAGCGATTTGTCGATCTTGGAGAGGACACCGACTACAATGGTGAGCCCTACGACATTATGATTATTACGGAAGTCGGTTGGTCTTGGATCGAATCGAACGAAAATCTGTTCGTGATTCATCGTCCCAAGAAGCACGCAACAGCTCCAGACGTAAAAGGGTTTGAGGATGATATCCCGTTCTAAGAGCAGCCCAACAACCGCTTTCAACCGACGCCGAAGCTTTCGCAACGTCGCTGCTGAAGCAGGGTGTTAGGCATTTCGTCACCCTGCAACCAAAGGAGTAAATTTATGGAATTATCGGCCGTTTTAAGCCTTGTCCCGGAAGGGGATATGTCGCATTCAACCCTGACACCGGCACGGCTACGCAAGGCGAAACCGCAGAAGAAGCTTTAGCCAATCTGTGCGAGGCAACAGAGCTATATTTCGAAGAATTTCCCCTTGTTGTTTCAGGTCGACCATTGCTGACTACGTTCGAAGTGCCAGAAAATGTCTAAATTACCGGTTGTATCTGGTGCCGAGGTCGTGCAGGCCTTGGAACGACTCGGCTTCGTCGTCGCCCGTCAACGTGCTAGCCACATAGCCATGCGTCGCGGTTTGTCTGGCTGCGTTATTCCCAACCATTGAGAGTTGAAGATTGGTACGCTGGCTAGCTTGCTCAAGGCAGGCGGGCGTTTCCACCGAAGAGTTTGTTGAAGCCCTTCATGCCTAGCCTGCACTTCCGTAACCTGAAATAGTGGAAAAGGTGTCAATAAGTACCAGTTATTAAGCGA
Proteins encoded in this region:
- a CDS encoding TIR domain-containing protein, encoding MATCFVIQPFDAGKFDKRFEQVFKPAIEAAGLEAYRVDKDPRVDIPIDAIEEGIRSAAVCLADITTDNPNVWYELGYAFASGRPVVMVCSEERTGKKYPFDIQHRTVISYLVKAPGDFDKLRDTLTERIKALIERGAALEKIAESEPVATLEGLSQPELLLLALVAGDASLLRSSTSLYSVRRSAEQSGLTNVGFSLGVRRLVSKRFVDLGEDTDYNGEPYDIMIITEVGWSWIESNENLFVIHRPKKHATAPDVKGFEDDIPF
- a CDS encoding type II toxin-antitoxin system HicA family toxin; its protein translation is MSKLPVVSGAEVVQALERLGFVVARQRASHIAMRRGLSGCVIPNH